CGATCAGTGCAGGCACATAGTCCGGGGAGTTGGTCGTGTTCTGGTTCTTGCTGATCGCGATGGTCGTGGTGGTGGCCGCCGTCACCCTCGTCGTCGTCGGCGGCGGTGACGGCGGTGGGCTGCGGGACGCCGAGCCGGACCGGCTGTACGACCCGCTGCCGGAGGACCGCCCGGTGGCCCGCGCCGATGTGGAAGCCGTCCGCTTTCCGGTGACCGTCCGTGGTTACCGGATGGACGAGGTCGACGACGTCCTGGACCGCCTGGGCGCCGAACTCGCCGAGCGGGACGCCCGGATCGCCGAGCTGGAGGCCGCGCTGGCCGGAGCGCACGCCTCCGCCATGGGCGGCCCGGGGCTGATACAGGACGGCCCGCCCGTGCTCGGGCCGGTCGAGGAGACGCGGCCGGCCCCCGGGCCCGGCGCCCCGGAGCACCCCGGGACATCCGAAGCGTCCGGGACGGACCAGGAAGGCGGGGACCGGGCATGAGCGGCGTGGTGACGGAACCGGACGGCATCCCGCGCTGCCCCTGGGGGATGGAGTCGGCGCAGATGGCCGACTACCGCGCTTACCACGACACCGAATGGGGCCTGCCGGTCCACGGCGACGACGCCCTCTTCGAGCGGATGAGCCTGGAGGCGTTCCAGTCCGGGCTCTCCTGGATCACGATCCTGCGCCGCCGCCCCGGCTTCCGCGCCGCGTTCGCCGATTTCCGGATTGCCGAGGTGGCGCGGTTCACGGACGCGGACGCCGAGCGGCTGCTCGCCGACCCGGGCATCATCCGCAACCGCGCCAAGATCGCCGCGACGATCAACAACGCCAGGATCGCCGCCGAGCTGGCCGCGGGCGAACTCGACGGCCTCATCTGGTCCTACGCCCCCGGCCGGGCCGGCCGGCCGGTGCCGCGCACGGTCAGCGATCTGCAGCCGGTGACCCCGGAGTCGACGGCGCTCGCCAAGGACCTCAAGAAGCGCGGCTTCCGCTTCGTCGGCCCGACCACCGCGTACGCGATGATGCAGGCCTGCGGCCTGGTCAACGACCATCTGGCGGACTGCCATGTCCGTCAGGCCGTGGAAGCGGCGGCCGGCTGACCCGGACCGGTCAGCGGGTGCGGGTCAGCGCGGCGGGGCCGGCGGGGCCGTGAAGCGTGTCGGGGTCAGCGGCGCGGGTCAGCGGCCCAGGAAGGCCGGCTTCTCCTTCTTCACGAACGCCTCGACCGCGATCCGGTGGTCCTCCGACGCCCCGGCCCGCCCCTGTAGCTCGTCCTCCTTGCCGAGGGTCTCGGCGAGCGTGTGCCCGGCCCCGTAGGCCAGCGACTCCTTGAGGGCGGCATACGCGGCGGTCGGGCCCTGGGCCAGCCGACGGGCGACGGCCGCGGCCTCCGCGGCCAGCTCGCCGGCCGGGACCACCTTGTTGGCGATTCCCAGGTCGTACGCCTCCTGGGCGCTGATGTTGCGCGGGAAGAGCAGCAGATCGGCGGCCCTGCCATGGCCGATCAGCCGGGGCAGCGTCCAGGACATCCCGGAGTCGGCGGTCAGCGCGACGCCCGCGAAGGAGGTGTTGAAGGCCGCGGAGTCGGCGACGACGCGGTAGTCGGCGGCGAGCGCAAAACCCGCGCCGGCGCCCGCGGCGACCCCGTTGACGCCCGCGACCACGGGCTTGGGCATCTCGGTCAGCGCCGTCACGATCGGGTTGTAGTGTTCACGCACGGTGTTCATGGTGGCGCCGGTGCCGTTGGCCCGGTCCTCGGCCAGCAGGCCGATGTGCTCCTTGAGGTCCTGCCCGACGCAGAAGGCGCGCCCGGTGGCGGTCAGCAGAACGGCGCGTACGGCCGGATCGGCGGCGGCCTCCTTGAGGGTGTCCCGCAGCAGGACCTTCGCCTCGATGTTCAGCGCGTTCATCGCGTCGGGGCGGTTGAGAGTGATCGTCGCGAGTCCGTCGGTCACGTCATAGAGCACGGTGTCGGCCATAGTGTGGAGTCCCCTCCGTCGCGGCTCGGACTGCTCGGCAGCGGCAGTCAGCGCTCAGGATGCCGGAGATCATCGGGCCCCGGCATGTGACGTACATCAAAGATTGCGGGCGCGTCGGAGGTCTCCGGGCGGAGAAGTATTGCAGCCACCTCCCCGAATTGAGGGGGTTTGAGAGAGCGGGTTGCCGAAGGGATGCTGCCCGATGTTGGTCATCGGGTCGTTCGATGCGGGATAATGGCCTGGAAGCAATCTGTTCGATGCCGGTGACACGTGCCTATTCGGGCCGTCGGCTGAGATGAGCTTGATTGAGCTGGTTTCAGGAAGGGGAACGAGCATGGCGGCCATGAAGCCGCGGACGGGCGACGGCCCGCTCGAGGTGACCAAGGAGGGGCGGGGCATCGTCATGCGCGTTCCGCTCGAAGGCGGCGGGCGGCTCGTCGTCGAGCTGACCCCCGACGAAGCCAAGGCCCTGGGTGAGGCCCTGGACAAGGTCACCGTCTGACAAGGGCGGCGCAACCGGCGGTTTCCCGGGGCTGACCCCGGTATCCCCAGCCGAGATACCCCGGCCCCGGCACGTGGCGCGCAGTGAAGGCGCGCCACGTGCCGGGGCCGTTTCATGTCCTCCCGGTAGGTACAGGTACCGGCTCCGGTGCAGGTCAGCCGCGCTTGACCGCGCAGAGCAGGCCGTCGCCGACCGGCAGCAGGGCCGGCACCAGCGTGG
This Streptomyces decoyicus DNA region includes the following protein-coding sequences:
- a CDS encoding DivIVA domain-containing protein, which gives rise to MFWFLLIAMVVVVAAVTLVVVGGGDGGGLRDAEPDRLYDPLPEDRPVARADVEAVRFPVTVRGYRMDEVDDVLDRLGAELAERDARIAELEAALAGAHASAMGGPGLIQDGPPVLGPVEETRPAPGPGAPEHPGTSEASGTDQEGGDRA
- a CDS encoding DUF3117 domain-containing protein — translated: MAAMKPRTGDGPLEVTKEGRGIVMRVPLEGGGRLVVELTPDEAKALGEALDKVTV
- the chcB gene encoding 2-cyclohexenylcarbonyl CoA isomerase; its protein translation is MADTVLYDVTDGLATITLNRPDAMNALNIEAKVLLRDTLKEAAADPAVRAVLLTATGRAFCVGQDLKEHIGLLAEDRANGTGATMNTVREHYNPIVTALTEMPKPVVAGVNGVAAGAGAGFALAADYRVVADSAAFNTSFAGVALTADSGMSWTLPRLIGHGRAADLLLFPRNISAQEAYDLGIANKVVPAGELAAEAAAVARRLAQGPTAAYAALKESLAYGAGHTLAETLGKEDELQGRAGASEDHRIAVEAFVKKEKPAFLGR
- a CDS encoding DNA-3-methyladenine glycosylase I, translated to MSGVVTEPDGIPRCPWGMESAQMADYRAYHDTEWGLPVHGDDALFERMSLEAFQSGLSWITILRRRPGFRAAFADFRIAEVARFTDADAERLLADPGIIRNRAKIAATINNARIAAELAAGELDGLIWSYAPGRAGRPVPRTVSDLQPVTPESTALAKDLKKRGFRFVGPTTAYAMMQACGLVNDHLADCHVRQAVEAAAG